One genomic segment of Marinitoga piezophila KA3 includes these proteins:
- a CDS encoding glycosyltransferase, with translation MKILLIHNRYKNKNIGGEDIVFNRELNALESFLGKKNVFSYEVSNDNIKYMELAKNIFFSKKYYKIIKEIIIKNKIDIVHIHNFFPMLSPSIFKAAKDAGAKVIHTLHNYRWWCIKGTLYRDGKGICEKCAVKKFNLDAIKHKCYRNSTIQSFIAESAFYFYRKNDMMKYIDYFFVLTEFQKNKVISLGLDRNKIIIKPNFNVPLDSSNEIQNVKKNGYLFIGRLDESKGIKELIENWKKLPKNYVLTIIGDGPLKTYVEMNTSENIIYLGRIENEKIKKFIKKAKFLVQSSIWYETFGLTIIEAFQLGTPVIGYNIGTRKDFIKDGWNGFIIFDKQNFVDVIKKSYNFEKYDFLVNNCLKLAKEYEEEKVVKDQINLYKHILNENSW, from the coding sequence ATGAAGATATTACTTATTCATAATAGATATAAAAATAAAAATATTGGAGGAGAAGATATAGTTTTTAATAGAGAACTAAATGCTCTAGAAAGTTTTCTTGGGAAAAAAAATGTTTTTTCATATGAAGTTTCGAATGATAATATAAAATATATGGAATTAGCAAAAAACATATTTTTCTCAAAAAAATATTATAAAATAATAAAAGAGATTATCATAAAGAATAAGATAGATATAGTACATATACATAATTTTTTTCCAATGCTTTCACCAAGTATTTTTAAAGCTGCAAAAGATGCAGGAGCAAAAGTTATACATACTTTACATAATTATAGATGGTGGTGTATTAAAGGAACTTTATATAGAGATGGCAAAGGAATTTGTGAAAAATGTGCAGTGAAAAAATTTAATTTAGATGCGATAAAACACAAATGTTATCGTAATTCGACTATACAAAGTTTTATAGCGGAAAGTGCATTCTATTTTTACAGAAAAAATGATATGATGAAATACATTGATTATTTTTTTGTATTAACAGAATTCCAAAAAAATAAGGTAATATCTTTGGGATTAGATAGAAATAAAATTATCATAAAACCTAATTTTAATGTTCCGTTGGATTCAAGCAATGAAATTCAAAATGTAAAGAAAAATGGTTATTTATTTATTGGAAGATTAGATGAGAGTAAAGGAATTAAAGAGCTTATAGAAAATTGGAAAAAATTACCTAAAAATTATGTACTTACTATAATTGGTGATGGTCCCTTAAAAACGTATGTAGAAATGAATACTTCTGAAAATATAATTTATTTAGGTAGAATTGAAAATGAAAAAATTAAAAAGTTTATAAAAAAGGCTAAGTTTTTGGTTCAATCATCAATATGGTATGAAACATTTGGTTTAACAATAATAGAAGCTTTTCAATTGGGAACACCAGTTATAGGATATAATATTGGAACAAGAAAAGATTTTATAAAAGATGGGTGGAATGGTTTTATTATATTCGATAAACAAAACTTTGTAGATGTAATAAAAAAATCTTATAATTTTGAAAAATATGATTTTTTAGTTAATAATTGTTTGAAGTTGGCAAAAGAATATGAAGAAGAAAAAGTTGTTAAAGATCAGATTAATTTATATAAGCATATTTTAAATGAAAATAGTTGGTGA
- a CDS encoding DnaD domain protein yields the protein MEAALNSPYKDFISFYDEENKESLKYAIKRCIEKNKEKNKNLKKIEKIIENEKKEILKLLKYVQERS from the coding sequence ATGGAAGCCGCTTTAAATTCTCCATATAAGGATTTTATAAGTTTTTATGATGAAGAAAATAAGGAAAGTTTAAAATATGCAATAAAAAGATGTATTGAAAAAAATAAAGAAAAGAATAAAAATTTAAAAAAGATAGAAAAAATAATAGAAAATGAAAAAAAAGAAATACTAAAGTTGCTAAAATACGTTCAAGAAAGGAGTTAA
- a CDS encoding GDP-L-fucose synthase family protein, whose translation MEKNAKIYVAGHRGLVGSAIMKKLQKKGYTNIITRTHKELDLTDQKATREFFEKEKPEYVFLAAAKVGGILANDTYKADFIYQNIMIAANVIEASYRYGVKKLLNLGSSCIYPKYAKQPMKEEYLLTGELEPTNEPYAIAKISAIKMVRYFNEQYGTNFMSVMPTNLYGPNDNFNLETSHVLPALIRKFYLGKQLEEENYEKIKENIEKYPLGFGLDKTIDLDNKESIIKTLKQLGITKESITLWGTGEVYREFLYVDDMADACVYLMQNIEAEEMKKISSDYFVNIGTGKDITIKELAELIKETVGYTGEIIHDTTKPDGTPRKLLDVSKLHELGWKYRVELSEGIGKVLKVIVED comes from the coding sequence TTGGAAAAAAATGCAAAAATATACGTAGCTGGTCATAGGGGATTAGTAGGATCAGCAATAATGAAAAAATTACAAAAAAAAGGATATACAAACATAATAACAAGAACACATAAAGAATTAGATTTAACAGACCAAAAAGCAACAAGAGAATTCTTTGAAAAAGAAAAACCAGAATACGTATTCCTAGCAGCAGCAAAAGTAGGAGGAATACTTGCAAATGACACGTACAAAGCAGACTTTATATATCAAAACATAATGATAGCAGCAAACGTAATAGAAGCATCATATAGATATGGAGTAAAAAAACTACTAAACCTTGGCTCATCATGCATATATCCAAAATATGCAAAACAACCAATGAAAGAAGAATATCTATTAACAGGAGAACTAGAACCAACAAATGAACCATATGCAATAGCAAAAATATCAGCAATAAAAATGGTGAGATATTTCAACGAACAATATGGAACAAATTTCATGAGCGTAATGCCAACAAACTTATATGGACCAAATGATAATTTCAATCTAGAAACATCACATGTATTACCAGCATTAATAAGAAAATTCTATTTAGGGAAACAATTAGAAGAAGAAAACTATGAAAAAATAAAAGAAAACATAGAAAAATATCCATTAGGATTTGGATTAGATAAAACAATAGATTTAGATAATAAAGAATCAATAATAAAAACATTAAAACAATTGGGAATAACAAAAGAAAGTATAACCTTATGGGGAACAGGAGAAGTATATAGGGAATTCTTATACGTAGATGACATGGCAGATGCATGTGTATATCTAATGCAAAATATAGAAGCAGAAGAAATGAAAAAAATATCATCAGATTATTTCGTAAATATAGGAACAGGAAAAGATATAACAATAAAAGAATTGGCAGAGTTAATAAAAGAAACAGTAGGATACACAGGAGAAATAATCCACGACACAACAAAACCAGATGGAACACCAAGGAAGTTGCTTGATGTTTCAAAGTTGCATGAATTAGGTTGGAAGTATAGGGTTGAGTTGAGTGAGGGGATTGGGAAAGTTTTGAAAGTGATTGTGGAGGATTAA
- the gmd gene encoding GDP-mannose 4,6-dehydratase: MKTAIITGITGQDGSYLAEYLLEKGYEVHGFIRRSSSFNTKRIDHIYKDPHEKNTKLFLHYNDLTDSTNIIRLIQQIQPDEIYNLAAQSHVKVSFELPEYTANSDALGTLRILEAIHLLGLEKKVKFYQASTSELYGKVQEIPQNEKTPFYPRSPYAVAKLYAYWITVNYREAYNMFACNGILFNHESERRGETFVTRKITRAATRILVGNQKKLYLGNLSAKRDWGYAKDYVKGMWMILQQERPDDYVLATGETHEVREFCEKTFETLGIEIKWQGEGINEKGIIKKIDRNKTKEIIEKLKEKHPDLKEFKINTEHLKEGQEIIAVDPKYFRPTEVDILLGDPTKAKKQLGWEPETSFEELVKIMTEYDLGLAIKEKHRNEWIKE; this comes from the coding sequence ATGAAAACCGCAATAATAACTGGAATAACAGGACAGGATGGAAGTTATTTAGCAGAATATTTATTGGAAAAAGGATATGAAGTGCATGGATTCATCAGAAGATCAAGTAGTTTCAACACAAAAAGAATAGACCATATATATAAAGATCCACATGAAAAAAATACAAAATTATTTCTTCATTATAATGACTTAACAGACTCAACAAATATAATAAGATTAATACAGCAAATACAACCAGATGAAATATATAATTTAGCAGCACAAAGTCATGTAAAAGTAAGTTTTGAATTACCAGAATACACAGCAAATTCAGATGCATTAGGAACATTAAGAATATTAGAAGCAATACATTTGCTTGGATTAGAAAAAAAAGTAAAGTTCTATCAAGCAAGTACATCTGAATTATACGGAAAAGTACAGGAAATACCGCAAAACGAAAAAACACCATTTTATCCAAGAAGTCCATATGCAGTTGCAAAATTATATGCATATTGGATAACAGTAAATTACAGAGAAGCATATAACATGTTTGCATGTAATGGAATACTATTTAATCATGAATCAGAAAGAAGAGGAGAAACATTTGTAACAAGAAAAATAACAAGGGCAGCAACAAGGATATTAGTAGGAAATCAGAAAAAACTATACCTTGGTAATTTAAGCGCCAAAAGAGACTGGGGATATGCAAAAGATTATGTAAAAGGAATGTGGATGATACTACAACAAGAAAGACCAGATGACTATGTATTAGCCACAGGAGAAACACATGAAGTAAGAGAATTCTGTGAAAAAACATTTGAAACTCTTGGAATAGAAATAAAATGGCAAGGTGAAGGAATAAACGAAAAGGGAATAATCAAAAAAATAGATAGAAACAAAACAAAAGAAATAATAGAAAAACTAAAAGAAAAACATCCAGACCTAAAAGAATTTAAAATAAATACAGAACATCTAAAAGAAGGACAGGAAATAATAGCAGTAGATCCAAAATACTTCAGGCCAACAGAAGTAGATATATTGCTTGGAGATCCGACAAAAGCAAAAAAACAATTAGGCTGGGAACCAGAAACAAGCTTTGAAGAACTAGTAAAAATAATGACAGAATATGATTTGGGATTAGCGATAAAAGAAAAACATAGAAACGAATGGATAAAAGAATAA
- a CDS encoding DnaD domain protein yields the protein MEAALNSPYKDFISFYDEENKESLKYAIKRCIEKNKEKNKNLKKIEKIIENEKKEILKLLKYVQERS from the coding sequence ATGGAAGCCGCTTTAAATTCTCCATATAAGGATTTTATAAGTTTTTATGATGAAGAAAATAAGGAAAGTTTAAAATATGCAATAAAAAGATGTATTGAAAAAAATAAAGAAAAGAATAAAAATTTAAAAAAGATAGAAAAAATAATAGAAAATGAAAAAAAAGAAATACTAAAGTTGCTAAAATATGT
- a CDS encoding glycosyltransferase has protein sequence MLYYISNTIISNKIIKLEKSQISLAGQNRTKYLLNIFNKNERTNFISVAIPKKKGIYFKKIYKNENYKEVYLGNIVLFFPLNYIFSIINLFFFLLFNIKEDDIIITYNFRPEIAFPILLAKKIKKFKLIIEFEEIYSFFSKKFKFFRFLEILGIKKAEGFITCSTEIKSFIRNINNSSPIVLSYGYPFIFNNINDLGKNKNNNILLYSGRIDEERGLFNFISIFNELIKENKNYKLYITGDGPLKDKLIRITKKIKI, from the coding sequence TTGCTATATTATATATCTAATACAATTATATCAAATAAAATAATAAAATTGGAGAAATCTCAAATTTCTTTAGCTGGACAAAATAGGACAAAATATTTATTAAATATTTTTAATAAAAATGAAAGAACTAATTTTATTTCAGTAGCAATACCTAAAAAAAAAGGAATTTATTTTAAAAAAATTTATAAAAACGAGAATTATAAAGAAGTTTATTTGGGTAATATAGTCTTATTTTTTCCATTAAATTATATTTTTTCAATTATTAATTTGTTTTTCTTTTTGTTATTTAATATAAAAGAAGATGATATTATAATAACATATAATTTTAGACCTGAAATAGCCTTTCCTATATTATTAGCTAAAAAAATTAAAAAATTTAAATTAATAATTGAGTTTGAAGAAATTTATAGTTTTTTTAGTAAAAAATTTAAGTTTTTTCGTTTCTTAGAAATTTTAGGTATAAAAAAAGCTGAAGGGTTTATTACATGTTCTACAGAAATAAAGAGCTTTATAAGAAATATAAATAATAGTTCTCCTATAGTGTTAAGTTATGGTTATCCGTTTATTTTTAATAATATAAATGATTTGGGAAAAAATAAAAATAATAATATTCTATTATATTCAGGAAGAATTGATGAAGAGAGAGGTTTATTTAATTTTATTAGTATATTTAATGAATTAATAAAAGAAAATAAAAATTATAAATTATACATAACAGGTGATGGACCTTTAAAAGATAAATTAATTAGAATTACAAAAAAAATAAAAATATAA
- a CDS encoding glycosyl transferase, with amino-acid sequence MLYYISNTIISNKIIKLEKSQISLAGQNRTKYLLNIFNKNERTNFISVAIPKKKGIYFKKIYKNENYKEVYLGNIVLFFPLNYIFSIINLFFFLLFNIKEDDIIITYNFRPEIAFPILLAKKIKKFKLIIEFEEIYSFFSKKFKFFRFLEILGIKKAEGFITCSTEIKSFIRNINNSSPIVLSYGYPFIFNNINDLGKNKNNNILLYSGRIDEERGLFNFY; translated from the coding sequence TTGCTATATTATATATCTAATACAATTATATCAAATAAAATAATAAAATTGGAGAAATCTCAAATTTCTTTAGCTGGACAAAATAGGACAAAATATTTATTAAATATTTTTAATAAAAATGAAAGAACTAATTTTATTTCAGTAGCAATACCTAAAAAAAAAGGAATTTATTTTAAAAAAATTTATAAAAACGAGAATTATAAAGAAGTTTATTTGGGTAATATAGTCTTATTTTTTCCATTAAATTATATTTTTTCAATTATTAATTTGTTTTTCTTTTTGTTATTTAATATAAAAGAAGATGATATTATAATAACATATAATTTTAGACCTGAAATAGCCTTTCCTATATTATTAGCTAAAAAAATTAAAAAATTTAAATTAATAATTGAGTTTGAAGAAATTTATAGTTTTTTTAGTAAAAAATTTAAGTTTTTTCGTTTCTTAGAAATTTTAGGTATAAAAAAAGCTGAAGGGTTTATTACATGTTCTACAGAAATAAAGAGCTTTATAAGAAATATAAATAATAGTTCTCCTATAGTGTTAAGTTATGGTTATCCGTTTATTTTTAATAATATAAATGATTTGGGAAAAAATAAAAATAATAATATTCTATTATATTCAGGAAGAATTGATGAAGAGAGAGGTTTATTTAATTTTTATTAG